From the genome of Lutzomyia longipalpis isolate SR_M1_2022 chromosome 2, ASM2433408v1, one region includes:
- the LOC129788913 gene encoding probable electron transfer flavoprotein subunit alpha, mitochondrial: MLSRCSRAFTTAHQFRRLQSTLVIAEHNDKTLTPITGNAVSAAQQLGGDVTVLVAGAQCGAAAESAAKLTGVARVLVAENEAFKGLVPEAITPLVLAAQNQFKFSHIVAGASAFGKSLAPRIAAKLDVSPISEVIAIRSADTFVRTIYAGNAILTFKAKDPVKVITIRSTNFPPAPEGGSAGVEKAPDGDYKTDLTTFVSQELTKSDRPELTSAKIIISGGRGLKSGDNFKLLYDLADKFGAAVGASRAAVDAGYVPNDLQIGQTGKIVAPELYIAVGISGAIQHLAGMKDSKTIVAINKDPEAPIFQVADYGLVADLFKAVPEMTGKL; this comes from the exons ATGCTGAGTCGTTGTTCAAGAGCCTTCACCACAGCTCACCAG TTCCGGAGATTGCAGAGCACTCTGGTAATTGCGGAGCACAACGACAAGACCCTTACCCCAATCACTGGGAATGCTGTTTCCGCTGCCCAACAGCTGGGAGGAGATGTAACGGTGCTCGTGGCAGGAGCTCAGTGTGGCGCAGCTGCTGAATCCGCCGCCAAGCTCACCGGAGTTGCACGTGTGCTTGTGGCTGAGAATGAAGCCTTCAAAGGGCTCGTTCCGGAAGCAATAACTCCCCTCGTGTTGGCGGCTCAGAATCAATTCAAGTTCAGCCACATCGTTGCCGGTGCTTCGGCATTTGGGAAGAGTCTCGCGCCACGTATTGCCGCCAAGCTCGATGTATCCCCCATATCGGAGGTTATTGCAATTCGCTCAGCGGATACATTTGTGCGCACAATCTATGCCGGGAATGCTATCCTCACGTTCAAAGCCAAAGATCCCGTGAAGGTTATCACAATTCGCTCAACTAACTTCCCACCGGCGCCCGAGGGAGGCAGTGCTGGGGTTGAGAAGGCACCAGATGGTGACTACAAGACCGACTTGACGACGTTTGTGAGCCAGGAACTCACAAAGTCTGATCGACCTGAATTGACGAGTGCAAAGATAATCATCTCAGGAGGACGTGGCCTCAAGTCTGGGGATAACTTTAAGCTTCTCTACGATCTTGCGGATAAATTTGGTGCCGCCGTGGGAGCTTCTCGAGCTGCTGTGGATGCTGGATATGTGCCCAATGATCTTCAGATTGGTCAAACAGGAAAGATCGTTGCTCCG GAACTTTACATTGCTGTCGGCATATCGGGTGCAATCCAACATCTTGCTGGTATGAAGGATAGCAAAACAATTGTGGCGATCAACAAAGATCCCGAAGCCCCAATCTTCCAAGTAGCTGACTACGGTCTTGTTGCTGATCTATTTAAGGCAGTACCGGAAATGACGGGAAAGCTCTAA
- the LOC129788911 gene encoding MICAL-like protein 1 isoform X1, with translation MGERRGTKALELWCRRLTAGYAGVKIENMTTSWRDGLAFCAIIHHFRPDLIDFEKLDKNNVYYNNELAFRTAEIHLGIPALLDASDMESHDVPDRLSILTYLSQYYQVFGAQDASIQSNNRRSIGEEANAIDTKTADSPQMLSHGMLRREPCFKCKLPVFLAERLTIDGRNYHRTCLKCARCGHQLTPGSFYETEVDAEFCCEVCPDEEATHRGMTAYEEDDEEDVEEQGSCAFPDLPGETSNFEKQYSLLKKSLSDEEKRESLEKLKGKDQKSMLSFIATQFDGGKENPDEETQNVEYCSSKKTDMEELEYSHKTPKSDIISEDDFNKEKCEIVEEVKDTLTDTTDVGEPLRTNNSTEKLNNDTSLEDKLSKIVLVDDKIKSPCEVSSSEIPCVTKDDEDIVIVDNCGDKQRVSDEFQEGMPQDDTPPNVPACKTSFTEVPIVEHKSVDSVAKDTVAHATDSQEPPASSATVPDDEIIEPKASAYPEHLNPFDSDDGAASSDKKTAEKAANLNPFDSDDEEIEAEKVKKNEAKSSNPFEDSDDEATSNASPRIVKPSPRRTPVPTPRKTVPNVRKTLDPNTMQHHLSVVPPGAIAKDLYGSCASLNSSMSARGDSRGSMNSLSSCSTAGGITPARHKKGKAPLPPASIERSPIPSERSTPKTSPRMRKKRPAPAPPVPKKCEADDSTAQSCETKMRLIPLDAELMMESTDAKSEETPEHAEISYRRKIVPLEASDLLDAGDEMLHERQWEKLKDNKESKNRNRRSNVSFQGDEVDTVYGDKSSHGKWKKRKGPAPALPVPPKRVLQMLPLQEILHELEVIDVQQQGLEKQGIILEKIIRERCEGDIPEGGTEETTLSRDTLSKLPTQNTKEVEDLIMQLFDLVNEKNELFRRQAELMYLRRQHRLEQEQIDLEYEIRVLMAQPERNKTDSDKSKEEALISRLVEVVQLRNEVVDNLEMDRLREAEEDLSIKQEIEKHTAKREEDFREEVTTKLSKKEKKKLKEAKKSKKKSDVDKDDDETESRGTKERKKKKFIII, from the exons ATGGGTGAACGTCGTGGTACAAAAGCATTAGAATTGTGGTGCCGTAGACTAACTGCTGGGTATGCAGGtgtcaaaattgaaaatatgacAACTTCTTGGCGCGATGGACTTGCATTTTGCGCAATTATTCATCACTTCCGCCCAGATCTCAT TGATTTTGAAAAGCTGGACAAGAATAATGTTTACTACAACAATGAATTGGCATTCAGAACAGCAGAAATCCACCTTGGAATCCCAGCACTTTTGGATGCATCAGATATGGAGTCTCACGATGTTCCCGATCGTCTCTCTATTCTAACGTATTTGTCACAGTATTATCAAGTTTTTGGTGCACAAG ACGCTTCTATTCAGTCAAATAATCGTCGATCAATAGGAGAAGAAGCAAATGCCATTGATACGAAAACAGCAGATTCGCCACAAATG CTCTCCCACGGAATGCTGAGGCGTGAGCCCTGCTTCAAGTGCAAACTTCCAGTTTTTCTTGCTGAACGTTTGACCATTGATGGTCGAAATTATCATAGAACTTGTCTCAAATGTGCCCGGTGTGGGCATCAACTAACACCCGGGAGCTTCTATGAGACGGAAGTTGATGCAGAATTTTGCTGTGAAGTCTGTCCCGACGAAGAGGCCACACATCGTGGCATGACGGCATATGAGGaggatgatgaagaagatgTAGAGGAGCAAGGAAGTTGTGCCTTCCCGGACCTTCCGGGGGAAACGTCGAATTTTGAGAAACAATACAGTTTACTGAAGAAATCTCTGAGTGACGAGGAGAAACGTGAGAGTTTGGAGAAGCTCAAGGGGAAGGATCAGAAGTCCATGTTGAGCTTCATTGCGACACAATTTGATGGTGGGAAAGAGAATCCCGATGAAGAGACTCAAAATGTGGAATACTGTTCAAGCAAAAAGACTGATATGGAAGAACTTGAGTATTCACACAAAACACCCAAAAGTGACATAATTAGCGAAGATGATTTTAATAAGGAGAAATGTGAGATTGTTGAGGAGGTAAAGGATACCCTTACTGATACCACAGATGTTGGTGAACCACTGCGAACAAATAATTCAACTGAGAAGCTTAATAATGACACAAGTTTAGAAGACAAGCTAAGTAAAATAGTTTTAGTAGATGATAAGATTAAATCGCCTTGTGAAGTATCATCGTCAGAAATTCCGTGTGTTACCAAAGATGATGAAGACATTGTCATTGTGGACAATTGTGGGGATAAACAGAGAGTATCTGACGAATTTCAAGAGGGCATGCCACAGGATGATACTCCACCAAATGTGCCAGCTTGCAAGACATCATTTACAGAAGTGCCTATTGTAGAACATAAGTCAGTAGATAGTGTAGCAAAAGACACCGTGGCACATGCCACAGATTCACAAGAACCACCCGCATCCAGTGCTACAGTCCCAGATGATGAAATAATTGAGCCAAAAGCATCCGCTTACCCTGAGCACTTGAATCCTTTCGACTCTGACGATGGAGCCGCCAGTAGTGATAAGAAAACTGCGGAAAAAGCCGCAAATTTGAATCCCTTCGATAgtgatgatgaagaaattgaGGCAGAAAAGGTCAAGAAGAATGAAGCAAAGTCGAGCAATCCATTTGAAGATTCAGACGATGAGGCTACTAGCAATGCTAGTCCGCGCATCGTAAAGCCATCTCCCAGGAGAACACCTGTTCCAACACCGAGAAAGAC AGTCCCAAATGTGCGGAAGACACTGGATCCCAACACAATGCAGCATCATTTAAGTGTTGTCCCACCAGGTGCCATTGCAAAAGACTTGTACGGAAGCTGTGCATCACTGAATTCCTCAATGTCAGCTCGCGGTGACTCCCGTGGATCCATGAATTCCCTCTCATCGTGCTCAACTGCAGGTGGAATTACACCTGCACGGCACAAGAAGGGCAAAGCACCGCTTCCGCCAGCTTCCATTGAGAGAAGTCCCATTCCCAGTGAACGTTCAACACCCAAAACCAGCCCGAGAATGAGAAAGAAACGTCCAGCACCTGCACCTCCTGTTCCCAAAAAATGCGAAGCTGATGATTCCACAGCTCAGAGTTGTGAGACAAAAATGCGCCTAATTCCACTTGATGCGGAATTAATGATGGAATCGACAGATGCAAAGAGCGAGGAGACGCCGGAGCATGCAGAAATCTCGTATAGAAGGAAAATTGTCCCATTGGAAGCATCAGATCTGCTAGATGCGGGTGATGAGATGCTCCATGAGCGTCAATGGGAGAAGCTGAAGGACAATAAGGAGTCAAAGAATCGCAATAGACGCAGCAATGTCTCATTCCAGGGGGATGAAGTTGATACAGTTTACGGTGATAAGTCTTCTCATGGGAAATGGAAGAAGCGCAAGGGGCCAGCACCGGCACTACCAGTACCCCCAAAGCGTGTCCTGCAGATGCTCCCGCTGCAGGAGATCCTTCACGAGCTGGAGGTGATTGATGTGCAGCAGCAGGGGCTGGAGAAGCAGGGAATTATCCTTGAGAAAATCATCCGGGAACGCTGTGAAGGGGACATCCCTGAGGGGGGTACGGAGGAGACCACCCTCTCCCGGGACACGCTGTCGAAATTGCCGACGCAAAATACCAAAGAAGTTGAGGATCTCATAATGCAGCTCTTTGATCTTGTCAATGAGAAGAATGAACTTTTCCGTCGACAGGCTGAATTAATGTATTT gcGTAGACAGCATCGTCTGGAGCAGGAACAGATTGATCTGGAATACGAGATTCGTGTCCTGATGGCGCAACCCGAAAGGAATAAAACGGATTCAGATAAATCCAAGGAGGAAGCACTAATCTCGCGTCTCGTTGAGGTTGTTCAGCTCCGAAATGAAGTTGTGGATAATCTGGAGATGGATCGACTACGGGAAGCTGAGGAGGACTTG AGTATAAAGCAAGAAATTGAGAAGCACACCGCAAAGAGGGAGGAAGACTTCAGGGAGGAGGTAACCACAAAGCTAtcgaagaaggagaaaaagaagcTGAAGGAGGCGAAGAAGTCGAAGAAGAAGAGTGACGTAGACAAG gatGACGATGAAACAGAATCGAGAGGCACCAAGGAgcgcaagaagaaaaaatttattattatctaa
- the LOC129788912 gene encoding uncharacterized protein LOC129788912, with translation MELIMWLVSWAVVMLQCTHLVSSHGRLMDPPARNAMWRFGYPNPVNYNDNELFCGGYAVQWEQNYGRCGLCGDAFHLETPRPHEAGGEFAKGIISRYYTMGQEIEVEVELTANHYGRFEMFLCPNNNPNVEATQECFDRYPLFISGTREVRFLIPQEAKKKGVFRYRVRLPPYVTCNQCVLQWTYYTANMWGTCANGTEAVGCGKAETFRNCADIAITSNTGALPPFFTENPNPFLLYYRDFRAPAPNNIFPLVVRDQVCVPSPLYRSVPGMDEWCQINCLRYPPNCPETICHCPQTCEAIGEIEGKEGADVYCLDECINYPSKCPADRCRCY, from the exons ATGGAACTGATAATGTGGCTCGTGAGCTGGGCTGTGGTGATGCTGCAGTGCACGCATTTGGTGTCCTCACACGGCAGACTGATGGATCCACCTGCTAGGAATGCCATGTGGCGCTTTGGTTACCCCAATCCCGTCAACTACAACGACAATGAGCTCTTCTGCGGCGGCTATGCTGTGCAGTGGGAGCAGAATTATGGGCGGTGCGGTCTGTGTGGGGATGCCTTTCATCTGGAGACACCGCGTCCCCATGAGGCAGGCGGTGAGTTTGCAAAGGGAATCATTTCGCGGTACTACACAATGGGGCAGGAGATTGAGGTGGAAGTGGAGCTCACGGCCAACCACTATGGACGCTTTGAGATGTTTCTCTGTCCCAACAATAATCCTAATGTCGAAGCCACGCAGGAATGCTTCGACCGATACCCACTATTTATCTCTGGCACACGTGAAGTGCGCTTCTTGATACCACAG GAGGCAAAGAAGAAGGGCGTTTTCCGCTATCGCGTCCGTCTTCCCCCCTACGTCACGTGCAATCAATGCGTGCTCCAGTGGACATACTACACGGCCAATATGTGGGGAACATGTGCCAATGGCACAGAGGCCGTGGGATGCGGAAAAGCCGAAACATTCCGCAATTGTGCCGATATTGCCATTACATCCAACACAGGAGCCCTACCGCccttcttcactgaaaatccCAATCCCTTCCTCCTCTACTACAGGGACTTCCGTGCTCCAGCACCAAATAACATCTTCCCTCTTGTGGTCAG agACCAAGTGTGTGTCCCATCGCCTCTGTACCGAAGTGTTCCAGGTATGGATGAATGGTGCCAAATTAATTGCCTGCGATACCCACCCAACTGCCCAGAAACCATTTGCCATTGCCC GCAAACTTGTGAAGCAATAGGAGAAATTGAGGGCAAGGAAGGTGCTGATGTGTACTGCTTGGATGAATGTATCAACTACCCATCGAAATGCCCAGCTGACAGATGTCGGTGCTATTAA
- the LOC129788911 gene encoding MICAL-like protein 1 isoform X2, with the protein MSAKQQLSHGMLRREPCFKCKLPVFLAERLTIDGRNYHRTCLKCARCGHQLTPGSFYETEVDAEFCCEVCPDEEATHRGMTAYEEDDEEDVEEQGSCAFPDLPGETSNFEKQYSLLKKSLSDEEKRESLEKLKGKDQKSMLSFIATQFDGGKENPDEETQNVEYCSSKKTDMEELEYSHKTPKSDIISEDDFNKEKCEIVEEVKDTLTDTTDVGEPLRTNNSTEKLNNDTSLEDKLSKIVLVDDKIKSPCEVSSSEIPCVTKDDEDIVIVDNCGDKQRVSDEFQEGMPQDDTPPNVPACKTSFTEVPIVEHKSVDSVAKDTVAHATDSQEPPASSATVPDDEIIEPKASAYPEHLNPFDSDDGAASSDKKTAEKAANLNPFDSDDEEIEAEKVKKNEAKSSNPFEDSDDEATSNASPRIVKPSPRRTPVPTPRKTVPNVRKTLDPNTMQHHLSVVPPGAIAKDLYGSCASLNSSMSARGDSRGSMNSLSSCSTAGGITPARHKKGKAPLPPASIERSPIPSERSTPKTSPRMRKKRPAPAPPVPKKCEADDSTAQSCETKMRLIPLDAELMMESTDAKSEETPEHAEISYRRKIVPLEASDLLDAGDEMLHERQWEKLKDNKESKNRNRRSNVSFQGDEVDTVYGDKSSHGKWKKRKGPAPALPVPPKRVLQMLPLQEILHELEVIDVQQQGLEKQGIILEKIIRERCEGDIPEGGTEETTLSRDTLSKLPTQNTKEVEDLIMQLFDLVNEKNELFRRQAELMYLRRQHRLEQEQIDLEYEIRVLMAQPERNKTDSDKSKEEALISRLVEVVQLRNEVVDNLEMDRLREAEEDLSIKQEIEKHTAKREEDFREEVTTKLSKKEKKKLKEAKKSKKKSDVDKDDDETESRGTKERKKKKFIII; encoded by the exons atgAGTGCTAAGCAGCAG CTCTCCCACGGAATGCTGAGGCGTGAGCCCTGCTTCAAGTGCAAACTTCCAGTTTTTCTTGCTGAACGTTTGACCATTGATGGTCGAAATTATCATAGAACTTGTCTCAAATGTGCCCGGTGTGGGCATCAACTAACACCCGGGAGCTTCTATGAGACGGAAGTTGATGCAGAATTTTGCTGTGAAGTCTGTCCCGACGAAGAGGCCACACATCGTGGCATGACGGCATATGAGGaggatgatgaagaagatgTAGAGGAGCAAGGAAGTTGTGCCTTCCCGGACCTTCCGGGGGAAACGTCGAATTTTGAGAAACAATACAGTTTACTGAAGAAATCTCTGAGTGACGAGGAGAAACGTGAGAGTTTGGAGAAGCTCAAGGGGAAGGATCAGAAGTCCATGTTGAGCTTCATTGCGACACAATTTGATGGTGGGAAAGAGAATCCCGATGAAGAGACTCAAAATGTGGAATACTGTTCAAGCAAAAAGACTGATATGGAAGAACTTGAGTATTCACACAAAACACCCAAAAGTGACATAATTAGCGAAGATGATTTTAATAAGGAGAAATGTGAGATTGTTGAGGAGGTAAAGGATACCCTTACTGATACCACAGATGTTGGTGAACCACTGCGAACAAATAATTCAACTGAGAAGCTTAATAATGACACAAGTTTAGAAGACAAGCTAAGTAAAATAGTTTTAGTAGATGATAAGATTAAATCGCCTTGTGAAGTATCATCGTCAGAAATTCCGTGTGTTACCAAAGATGATGAAGACATTGTCATTGTGGACAATTGTGGGGATAAACAGAGAGTATCTGACGAATTTCAAGAGGGCATGCCACAGGATGATACTCCACCAAATGTGCCAGCTTGCAAGACATCATTTACAGAAGTGCCTATTGTAGAACATAAGTCAGTAGATAGTGTAGCAAAAGACACCGTGGCACATGCCACAGATTCACAAGAACCACCCGCATCCAGTGCTACAGTCCCAGATGATGAAATAATTGAGCCAAAAGCATCCGCTTACCCTGAGCACTTGAATCCTTTCGACTCTGACGATGGAGCCGCCAGTAGTGATAAGAAAACTGCGGAAAAAGCCGCAAATTTGAATCCCTTCGATAgtgatgatgaagaaattgaGGCAGAAAAGGTCAAGAAGAATGAAGCAAAGTCGAGCAATCCATTTGAAGATTCAGACGATGAGGCTACTAGCAATGCTAGTCCGCGCATCGTAAAGCCATCTCCCAGGAGAACACCTGTTCCAACACCGAGAAAGAC AGTCCCAAATGTGCGGAAGACACTGGATCCCAACACAATGCAGCATCATTTAAGTGTTGTCCCACCAGGTGCCATTGCAAAAGACTTGTACGGAAGCTGTGCATCACTGAATTCCTCAATGTCAGCTCGCGGTGACTCCCGTGGATCCATGAATTCCCTCTCATCGTGCTCAACTGCAGGTGGAATTACACCTGCACGGCACAAGAAGGGCAAAGCACCGCTTCCGCCAGCTTCCATTGAGAGAAGTCCCATTCCCAGTGAACGTTCAACACCCAAAACCAGCCCGAGAATGAGAAAGAAACGTCCAGCACCTGCACCTCCTGTTCCCAAAAAATGCGAAGCTGATGATTCCACAGCTCAGAGTTGTGAGACAAAAATGCGCCTAATTCCACTTGATGCGGAATTAATGATGGAATCGACAGATGCAAAGAGCGAGGAGACGCCGGAGCATGCAGAAATCTCGTATAGAAGGAAAATTGTCCCATTGGAAGCATCAGATCTGCTAGATGCGGGTGATGAGATGCTCCATGAGCGTCAATGGGAGAAGCTGAAGGACAATAAGGAGTCAAAGAATCGCAATAGACGCAGCAATGTCTCATTCCAGGGGGATGAAGTTGATACAGTTTACGGTGATAAGTCTTCTCATGGGAAATGGAAGAAGCGCAAGGGGCCAGCACCGGCACTACCAGTACCCCCAAAGCGTGTCCTGCAGATGCTCCCGCTGCAGGAGATCCTTCACGAGCTGGAGGTGATTGATGTGCAGCAGCAGGGGCTGGAGAAGCAGGGAATTATCCTTGAGAAAATCATCCGGGAACGCTGTGAAGGGGACATCCCTGAGGGGGGTACGGAGGAGACCACCCTCTCCCGGGACACGCTGTCGAAATTGCCGACGCAAAATACCAAAGAAGTTGAGGATCTCATAATGCAGCTCTTTGATCTTGTCAATGAGAAGAATGAACTTTTCCGTCGACAGGCTGAATTAATGTATTT gcGTAGACAGCATCGTCTGGAGCAGGAACAGATTGATCTGGAATACGAGATTCGTGTCCTGATGGCGCAACCCGAAAGGAATAAAACGGATTCAGATAAATCCAAGGAGGAAGCACTAATCTCGCGTCTCGTTGAGGTTGTTCAGCTCCGAAATGAAGTTGTGGATAATCTGGAGATGGATCGACTACGGGAAGCTGAGGAGGACTTG AGTATAAAGCAAGAAATTGAGAAGCACACCGCAAAGAGGGAGGAAGACTTCAGGGAGGAGGTAACCACAAAGCTAtcgaagaaggagaaaaagaagcTGAAGGAGGCGAAGAAGTCGAAGAAGAAGAGTGACGTAGACAAG gatGACGATGAAACAGAATCGAGAGGCACCAAGGAgcgcaagaagaaaaaatttattattatctaa